The Excalfactoria chinensis isolate bCotChi1 chromosome 10, bCotChi1.hap2, whole genome shotgun sequence genome has a segment encoding these proteins:
- the C10H15orf40 gene encoding UPF0235 protein C15orf40 homolog isoform X2, whose product MLGLAGFRQRLAAPLRGGGGAMPRKGKAAGKEHHEPGAAAGPVVATGDGGVRVSVRAKPGSRCSAVTDVTAEAVGVAIAAPPSEGEANTELCRYLSKVLEVKKSDVILEKGGKSRDKVVKILASVTPDEVLEKLKKEAST is encoded by the exons ATGCTGGGCCTCGCCGGCTTCCGTCAGCGGCTGGCGGCTCCGCTACGGGGCGGCGGTGGGGCCATGCCGCGGAAG GGAAAAGCGGCCGGGAAGGAGCACCACGAGCCCGGCGCCGCCGCGGGGCCGGTGGTGGCAACGGGCGACGGCGGCGTGAGGGTGTCGGTGCGCGCCAAGCCCGGCTCCCGCTGCAGCGCCGTGACAG ATGTGACAGCCGAGGCAGTAGGTGTGGCTATTGCTGCACCACCATCAGAAGGGGAGGCGAATACAGAGCTGTGCCGATACCTCTCTAAGGTGCTAGAAGTGAAGAAGAGTGACGTTATTTTAGAGAAG GGTGGTAAATCACGTGACAAAGTGGTGAAGATTTTGGCATCAGTGACACCAGATGAAGTattagaaaaactgaaaaaagaagctTCTACTTGA
- the C10H15orf40 gene encoding UPF0235 protein C15orf40 homolog isoform X1 yields MLGLAGFRQRLAAPLRGGGGAMPRKGKAAGKEHHEPGAAAGPVVATGDGGVRVSVRAKPGSRCSAVTDVTAEAVGVAIAAPPSEGEANTELCRYLSKVLEVKKSDVILEKVLLGIWILTGKRLAPVPPPSFVDMTAVKLNCFCRFGRKSCVC; encoded by the exons ATGCTGGGCCTCGCCGGCTTCCGTCAGCGGCTGGCGGCTCCGCTACGGGGCGGCGGTGGGGCCATGCCGCGGAAG GGAAAAGCGGCCGGGAAGGAGCACCACGAGCCCGGCGCCGCCGCGGGGCCGGTGGTGGCAACGGGCGACGGCGGCGTGAGGGTGTCGGTGCGCGCCAAGCCCGGCTCCCGCTGCAGCGCCGTGACAG ATGTGACAGCCGAGGCAGTAGGTGTGGCTATTGCTGCACCACCATCAGAAGGGGAGGCGAATACAGAGCTGTGCCGATACCTCTCTAAGGTGCTAGAAGTGAAGAAGAGTGACGTTATTTTAGAGAAG GTCCTTCTTGGAATTTGGATACTGACTGGGAAAAGACTTGCTCCTGTGCCTCCCCCTTCCTTTGTTGATATGACTGCTGTAAAGCTGAACTGTTTCTGTAGGTTTGGTAGGAAAAGTTGTGTTTGCTGA
- the BTBD1 gene encoding BTB/POZ domain-containing protein 1: MAAAGGGAPVEAPPAATGAAAATTTASAAAESGAVLQREPLYNWQATKGSLRERFAFLFSNELLSDVHFVVGKGGPRGGGAGGAPPGPGQQRIPAHRFVLAAGSAVFDAMFNGGMATTSAEIELPDVEPAAFLALLRFLYSDEVQIGPETVMTTLYTAKKYAVPALEAHCVDFLTKHLRADNAFMLLTQARLFDEPQLASLCLDTIDKSTMDAISAEGFTDIDIDTLCAVLERDTLSIRESRLFGAVVRWAEAECQRQQLPVTFGNKQKVLGRALSLIRFPLMTIEEFAAGPAQSGILSDREVVNLFLHFTVNPKPKVDYIDRPRCCLRGKECSINRFQQVESRWGYSGTSDRIRFTVNRRISIVGFGLYGSIHGPTDYQVNIQIIDYEKNQTLGQNDTGFSCDGTASTFRVMFKEPIEILPTVCYTACATLKGPDSHYGTKGLKKVIHESPTASKTCFVFYSSPGNNNGTSIEDGQIPEIIFYT; this comes from the exons ATGGCGGCCGCCGGTGGCGGTGCGCCCGTGGAGGCGCCTCCCGCCGCTACCGgtgccgccgccgccaccaCGACCGCTAGCGCCGCCGCGGAGAGCGGCGCGGTGCTGCAGCGGGAGCCGCTGTACAACTGGCAGGCCACCAAGGGCTCGCTGCGGGAGCGCTTcgccttcctcttctccaacGAGCTGCTCAGCGACGTGCACTTCGTGGTGGGCAAGGGCGGCCCGCGCGGCGGCGGAGCCGGGGGAGCGCCTCCGGGGCCCGGCCAGCAGCGCATCCCCGCCCACCGCTTCGTGCTGGCGGCCGGCAGCGCCGTCTTCGACGCGATGTTTAACGGCGGCATGGCCACCACTTCGGCCGAGATCGAGCTGCCCGACGTGGAGCCCGCCGCCTTCCTGGCGCTGCTCAG GTTTCTTTATTCTGATGAAGTTCAAATTGGTCCGGAAACAGTCATGACTACTCTTTATACTGCAAAGAAGTATGCAGTTCCAGCCCTGGAAGCACACTGTGTAGATTTTCTAACGAAGCACCTCCGAGCAGATAATGCCTTCATGCTCCTCACTCAG GCTCGTTTGTTTGATGAACCTCAGCTTGCTAGTCTTTGTCTTGATACGATAGACAAAAGCACTATGGATGCAATAAGTGCAGAAGGATTTACTGATATTGATATAG acACATTGTGTGCAGTTCTAGAAAGAGATACCCTTAGTATTCGAGAAAGCAGACTCTTTGGAGCTGTTGTTCGTTGGGCAGAGGCTGAATGTCAAAGACAGCAACTGCCTGTgacatttggaaacaaacagaaggtcCTTGGAAGAGCTCTTTCCTTAATCCGGTTTCCATTAATGACTATCGAAGAGTTTGCAGCAG gcCCTGCTCAGTCAGGAATCTTGTCAGATCGGGAAGTAGTAAATCTTTTTCTACATTTTACTGTCAATCCTAAGCCAAAAGTAGATTATATAGACCGACCAAGATGTTGCCtcagaggaaaagaatgcaGCATTAACAGGTTCCAACAAGTGGAGAGTCGCTGGGGCTACAGCGGAACAAGTGATCGCATTAG GTTCACAGTTAATAGAAGAATTTCCATAGTGGGATTTGGATTATATGGATCTATTCATGGACCCACAGACTATCAAGTTAATATACAG ataaTTGATTATGAGAAGAATCAAACCCTAGGACAAAATGACACTGGATTTAGCTGTGATGGAACTGCCAGTACATTCAGAGTGATGTTCAAAGAGCCTATAGAGATTTTGCCAACAGTTTGCTACACGGCCTGTGCAACGTTAAAA ggtCCTGATTCCCACTATGGAACAAAAGGATTGAAGAAAGTAATCCACGAATCTCCTACTGCTAGCAAAACCTGCTTTGTCTTTTATAGCTCACCAGGTAACAATAACGGTACATCGATAGAGGATGGACAGATaccagaaataatattttatacatAA